The Leptospira venezuelensis genome has a window encoding:
- a CDS encoding AAA family ATPase: MNQALLKRLFRTIPTQPSPDLAKIAQEIIAEERKKGHTSLADSLSAILKKGNEQRTETVGKVVSLHEIPIDRRYKIPLVNHLERDNLRHRMILPPATEEKIRRIEEEYAGRERLKHFGLRPRRKILFYGSPGCGKSMSAERIAWNLGLPFLKVKFEAILSSFLGESASNVKAIFDSIKNFPCVLLLDEFDFIGKTRSSKNDIGEMHRVVNVLLQLMEEYDAPGILVATTNLEGSLDEALFRRFDDIIELPKPDANQIFELFTSALSAMEISNKINWKKIISNLIGYSPAMIVKIAQDAAKEAVLKKELPISQKHILKAITENSKIEI, encoded by the coding sequence ATGAACCAAGCACTTTTAAAAAGGCTTTTTCGTACTATACCAACTCAACCAAGTCCTGATTTGGCAAAGATTGCTCAAGAGATAATAGCGGAAGAGCGAAAAAAGGGTCATACAAGTCTTGCTGATTCATTATCCGCAATTCTCAAGAAAGGAAATGAACAGCGAACTGAGACAGTAGGTAAGGTAGTTTCTTTACATGAAATTCCTATTGATCGTCGTTATAAAATTCCTCTAGTTAATCATTTAGAAAGAGATAATCTCAGACATAGGATGATTTTACCGCCTGCAACTGAAGAAAAAATCCGTAGAATTGAAGAAGAATACGCTGGTAGAGAGAGACTTAAGCATTTTGGTCTTAGACCTAGAAGAAAAATTCTTTTTTATGGCTCACCCGGCTGTGGTAAGAGTATGAGTGCCGAAAGAATAGCGTGGAATCTCGGATTGCCTTTTCTTAAAGTTAAATTTGAAGCGATACTTTCTTCTTTCTTGGGAGAATCTGCAAGTAATGTAAAAGCTATTTTTGATTCTATCAAAAACTTTCCTTGTGTGCTCTTGTTAGATGAGTTCGATTTTATTGGAAAAACGAGATCAAGTAAGAATGATATAGGAGAAATGCATCGAGTAGTAAATGTACTTTTACAGCTGATGGAAGAATATGATGCTCCTGGTATTCTTGTAGCAACTACTAATCTAGAAGGAAGCTTAGATGAAGCTTTGTTTCGCCGATTCGATGACATCATTGAACTTCCTAAGCCTGATGCTAATCAAATATTTGAATTATTCACTTCAGCCCTTTCTGCGATGGAAATAAGTAACAAAATAAATTGGAAGAAGATCATTTCCAATTTAATTGGATATTCACCTGCAATGATAGTCAAAATTGCACAAGATGCAGCAAAGGAAGCGGTCCTTAAAAAAGAACTGCCGATCTCTCAAAAACATATTTTAAAGGCAATAACTGAAAACTCAAAAATTGAGATTTAA
- a CDS encoding S8 family peptidase, with protein MADFPHLKLDADLRGHYRPPKVGGGNGPNERTKENVRNRAEHGKAITKRVSELQNSWLELLKNREDLGLPPLPNAIPLFLEIDPDSFNADSLKSFGIEVLSVEEDGLVIGASTDGYNFKSLKEKIEKFLAEEGKYKNTIAKLWNIETGDKWRLDQILSSELLEKWETIEDDREYIVDISVSCNVYIPDLSAQDAETSDDEYAQYLGRWRERKRILESERERIAIERETQLANFVKGYQGEFLSSIIDSFDSFGVRVRVSGKGLKDIVFNFPFIFEISEYDPYIVEYGSEEKAEIPNLTFLEPNGKAPIICVIDSGIQEEHKYITNAIRKDLSRSYLPEDNSTFDNVENGGHGTRVTGAILFGNEIPISGNHQHAAWVANARVLDHNNGIPYDIYPPKLIREIIRDYHPDCKIYNLSITSKTPCRTRHMSVLATEIDMLSWKEDTLFIIAMGNIKKITRNQSNPGVKDFISNGKHYPDYFKEASSRIANPAQSAFSLSVGSICSADFEDLNWKSFGKKDDPSAFTRRGPGLWGMIKPDVVEYGGDYVHEKNASPNIITKLETTPETIRTTLDAQGARGRDMVGTSFAAPKVTHIVTQILNQWPNASSLFVRSLIAQSARWPEISINLTDTEKLNLMGYGLPSIDRSLDNTPNRITFVAESSIEPKHAHVYKVSIPEELRRPGDSHSYLIEVSLAYKARVRRTRRGTKSYVSSWVDWLSCKLGESDETFKERAVQYASSSNDIPENETDTIKWVIREKNHWGSALGLKRNDSTLQKDWVILPSYDLPEHLSFAVIGHPGWEKDILTEKAPYSLLISIECLNPMIEIYEKIRIHNHIEVEIS; from the coding sequence ATGGCGGATTTTCCACATTTAAAATTGGATGCTGATCTTAGAGGTCACTATCGGCCACCAAAAGTTGGCGGAGGGAACGGACCAAACGAAAGAACGAAGGAGAATGTACGGAATCGTGCTGAACATGGCAAAGCAATTACTAAGCGAGTTTCGGAATTACAGAATTCGTGGCTTGAATTATTAAAAAATCGAGAAGATTTAGGGCTTCCCCCACTGCCAAATGCGATTCCTCTTTTTCTGGAAATTGATCCTGACAGTTTTAATGCTGATAGTTTGAAAAGCTTTGGAATTGAAGTTCTTTCTGTTGAAGAAGATGGTCTAGTTATCGGAGCTTCAACGGATGGATATAATTTCAAATCTCTTAAAGAAAAAATAGAAAAATTTTTAGCCGAAGAAGGTAAATATAAAAACACTATAGCAAAACTCTGGAACATCGAAACTGGAGATAAATGGCGCTTGGATCAGATTTTGTCTTCTGAATTGCTGGAAAAGTGGGAAACAATTGAAGACGATCGCGAATACATAGTTGATATATCCGTCTCATGTAACGTTTATATTCCTGATTTGTCTGCACAGGACGCTGAGACTTCAGATGATGAATATGCTCAATATCTTGGACGATGGAGAGAGCGAAAGAGAATTCTTGAAAGTGAAAGGGAAAGAATCGCTATCGAGCGAGAGACTCAATTAGCGAATTTTGTAAAAGGATATCAAGGTGAGTTTTTATCTAGCATAATCGATTCATTTGATAGTTTTGGAGTTAGAGTTCGTGTGTCGGGAAAAGGGCTAAAGGACATAGTATTTAATTTTCCCTTTATTTTTGAAATTTCAGAATACGATCCGTATATAGTTGAATATGGATCCGAGGAAAAAGCGGAAATTCCGAATCTGACCTTTCTGGAACCAAACGGCAAAGCGCCGATTATTTGCGTTATTGATAGTGGTATACAAGAAGAGCACAAATATATTACGAATGCAATTAGAAAGGATTTATCAAGATCGTACTTACCCGAAGACAATAGTACTTTTGATAATGTGGAAAATGGAGGCCATGGCACTAGAGTTACAGGTGCTATACTTTTCGGTAATGAGATTCCGATAAGTGGAAATCACCAGCATGCAGCATGGGTGGCTAATGCAAGAGTTTTAGATCATAATAATGGTATTCCTTACGATATTTATCCGCCCAAGTTGATTAGAGAAATCATCCGTGATTATCATCCTGATTGTAAAATTTATAATTTGTCAATTACATCGAAGACCCCTTGTCGTACAAGGCATATGTCAGTGTTGGCGACTGAGATAGATATGTTGTCTTGGAAAGAAGATACTCTATTTATTATTGCTATGGGCAATATAAAGAAAATTACACGTAATCAAAGTAATCCGGGAGTTAAAGATTTTATCTCAAATGGAAAGCACTATCCTGATTATTTTAAAGAAGCTTCGAGTAGAATTGCCAATCCTGCACAAAGCGCTTTTTCCCTTTCCGTGGGTTCTATTTGCAGTGCTGACTTCGAAGATTTGAATTGGAAGTCCTTTGGAAAGAAAGACGATCCGTCAGCCTTTACTAGAAGGGGGCCGGGTTTATGGGGAATGATAAAGCCAGATGTTGTAGAATATGGAGGCGATTATGTTCATGAAAAAAATGCCTCACCAAATATTATCACTAAGTTAGAAACAACTCCGGAAACTATTCGAACTACTTTGGATGCTCAAGGTGCGAGAGGAAGGGACATGGTTGGAACTTCTTTTGCAGCTCCAAAAGTAACGCATATTGTTACGCAAATTTTAAATCAGTGGCCGAATGCCTCCTCATTATTTGTTCGGTCACTGATTGCCCAGAGCGCAAGATGGCCTGAGATCAGTATAAATCTAACTGACACTGAAAAATTAAACTTAATGGGTTATGGACTGCCTTCAATAGATCGATCATTGGATAACACGCCAAATCGAATTACCTTTGTTGCAGAAAGTTCTATCGAACCCAAACATGCTCACGTATATAAAGTCTCAATTCCTGAAGAATTGCGAAGGCCAGGAGATTCGCACTCATATTTAATTGAGGTTAGCTTAGCCTATAAGGCCAGAGTTCGGCGTACAAGACGAGGGACTAAATCCTACGTTTCTTCTTGGGTAGATTGGTTAAGTTGTAAGTTAGGTGAAAGCGACGAAACGTTTAAGGAAAGGGCTGTTCAATACGCTAGCTCGTCAAACGATATTCCCGAAAATGAGACAGACACGATTAAGTGGGTTATTCGGGAAAAGAATCATTGGGGTTCTGCATTAGGGTTGAAGAGAAATGATAGTACCCTCCAAAAAGACTGGGTCATTCTTCCTTCGTATGATTTGCCTGAACATTTATCGTTTGCAGTTATTGGACACCCAGGCTGGGAGAAAGATATTCTAACAGAAAAGGCTCCTTATTCTTTACTCATTAGCATAGAGTGTCTAAATCCGATGATAGAAATTTATGAGAAAATAAGAATTCATAATCATATTGAAGTAGAAATTTCATAA
- a CDS encoding helix-turn-helix transcriptional regulator: protein MHSLRISVQNGSFMTEKSKNKFQSIVRKRPKSEIIRRISEEERKAFYHQLKVARIEANLTQAQVAKMLKRSRSQVSKIESGKCRLYIDEFLKFMKIYRKSPFFFYSVFTTNEVIKSRKKARVKSAKQF, encoded by the coding sequence ATGCATTCTTTACGAATCTCTGTTCAGAATGGTTCCTTTATGACGGAAAAATCCAAAAACAAGTTTCAAAGTATTGTCCGAAAACGGCCTAAATCGGAAATCATAAGGAGAATTTCCGAGGAGGAAAGGAAAGCATTCTATCATCAGCTAAAAGTTGCAAGAATAGAAGCTAATCTTACCCAAGCACAGGTTGCAAAGATGCTCAAAAGAAGCAGAAGTCAGGTTTCAAAGATAGAATCCGGGAAATGTAGATTGTACATAGATGAATTCTTAAAATTTATGAAGATTTATCGGAAATCTCCTTTCTTCTTTTACTCAGTGTTCACGACTAATGAAGTTATTAAATCACGGAAGAAAGCCCGAGTAAAATCTGCAAAGCAGTTTTAA
- a CDS encoding helix-turn-helix domain-containing protein, which produces MDFEEFLSKVGKNIQKIRKDKGLTQENMDEGDYAVPVRTLQDIEAGRANFTANSIFKLSKRLKVKPKDLLDI; this is translated from the coding sequence GTGGATTTCGAAGAATTTTTATCAAAAGTCGGAAAGAATATTCAAAAAATACGGAAGGATAAAGGACTTACTCAGGAAAATATGGATGAAGGCGATTACGCTGTTCCTGTAAGAACTTTACAAGATATTGAAGCGGGCAGAGCTAATTTCACTGCTAACTCAATTTTTAAGCTTTCTAAACGATTAAAGGTTAAACCCAAAGATTTATTGGATATCTGA